Proteins encoded within one genomic window of Lampris incognitus isolate fLamInc1 chromosome 19, fLamInc1.hap2, whole genome shotgun sequence:
- the LOC130130162 gene encoding C-type lectin domain family 4 member A-like, with amino-acid sequence MSKEACTKPSTNKKVHFEKDEKEERIVDIYVSTDNLTIYDNPWVEMAVPANLKGTTETPPRPAPAVGVSSEKGNRFKATAGCLGLLCLLLLLGIISLGVLVGKYKTAWTSSSKLTQETDQIQDRFNKLQKAFASLRDERDELKAANAKLIRETEETCCSDGWQWFRGSCYFISKTKRTWWSSKDCCERNDADLVTITSQEEQDFISEKVSQEGAWVRWRREEEGKRVDETPLDTELDDPTEHDNRVASKRKLYVHSELA; translated from the exons ATGTCGAAAGAAGCGTGCACCAAGCCAAGCACCAACAAGAAGGTCCACTTTGAAAAGGACGAGAAGGAAGAAAGGATTGTGGACATCTACGTCAGCACAGACAACCTGACAATTTATGATAACCCATGGGTGGAGATGGCTGTACCCGCCAACCTGAAGGGAACTACAGAAACTCCACCACGTCCAG CACCAGCGGTCGGTGTAAGTTCAGAAAAGGGGAACCGTTTCAAAGCCACTGCAGGATGCTTGGGGCTGCTGTGTCTGCTCTTGCTGCTTGGAATCATAAGCCTGGGGGTCCTGG TTGGCAAATACAAGACTGCCTGGACCAGTTCCAGCAAGCTGACCCAGGAGACCGACCAGATTCAGGACCGTTTCAACAAGCTGCAGAAGGCCTTCGCCTCCCTGCGTGATGAGAGAGACGAGCTAAAAGCCGCCAACGCCAAGCTCATCCGGGAAACAG aggagacatgctgcTCTGATGGGTGGCAGTGGTTTAGGGGCAGTTGTTACTTCATCTCGAAGACAAAAAGAACCTGGTGGAGCAGTAAGGATTGTTGTGAAAGAAACGACGCAGACCTGGTGACCATAACAAGCCAGGAAGAGCAG GATTTCATCTCTGAAAAAGTCAGCCAAGAGGGAGCCTGGGTCAGATGGAGACGTGAAGAAGAGGGGAAACGGGTGGATGAAACCCCACTGGACACAGAACT GGATGATCCGACCGAGCATGACAACAGAGTGGCAAGCAAGAGAAAACTGTATGTTCATAGTGAACTCGCCTGA